GGTGTCGACCGCCAGGGTCTTGTAGACGCGGTACTTGGCGCCGTTACGGTCGAAATACTCGGCCTGGATCGGCAAGAACGTCCCCTTGTGGATATGCATGTCGTAGTAGGAGAACTCAACCGTGCCCGCGTCTTTCGGACGGTTTCTCAGCACGTAGTAATGCTCGGTCGTCCCGACGAGTTCATGTTCATCGGCGTCGATGGATCGCCCGGAGACGTCCTCGTAGAAGAAATCCGAGCCCGCGAAGCTGGTGCGCTTGTCGGAGGCGGCGATGCGGCGGACCAGATCGAGGGCCGGCAGGAACAGCCAGCGGTCGTCGTCGCCGGTCTGATGCTTCC
This is a stretch of genomic DNA from Rhodospirillales bacterium. It encodes these proteins:
- a CDS encoding outer membrane lipoprotein-sorting protein, which translates into the protein KHQTGDDDRWLFLPALDLVRRIAASDKRTSFAGSDFFYEDVSGRSIDADEHELVGTTEHYYVLRNRPKDAGTVEFSYYDMHIHKGTFLPIQAEYFDRNGAKYRVYKTLAVDTIQGRPTVTRASMSDLKKGGTTTVSYRDVAYDVGLPEEIFTERFLRQAPAGLLR